The sequence below is a genomic window from Tenacibaculum tangerinum.
AAATTTAATTGTTGAATCGAACAAAGGGGTATTACAGCAAACACATTTATACTTACCCACATCATACACGCTACACAAAGCTCCTGAGTTGGGTCTCTCTGTTCCTTTTTGTCTAGTAACTCTAAACTGCTCGGGGGTTAAAAGTTCTTGCCATTCTTTAGTCGTTTTTTCCACTCTTTTATCTGGTATTGGATTCTCATTAACTGTAAAGCTAATTACATCTTTCCAGGTTAGTATCTTGGTATTCATTGGTTGCCATTTTAAAGATAAGTCGTTAATATATCAAATTATTTTCAAAAAAAGATATTTTTATCTGTTTTGATAAAGATATGATTTTTATCATGTTTTTTAGCTTCAGAAACTCAGTTATTTGTGTAAAAATAAGAAATACTTAATTTTTATGAAAGGATATAAAATCCTGATAGTCTTACTCTTTTTGTCAGTAGCTACAATTTTTGCTCAATTAGAGATTGATACGAAAACACACGCTAAAATAAATCTTATGCACGAATGTGTGTTCATGAAAGACATTGATTTTAAAGCTAAGTATTCTCATTTATTTCGTTCTGAGAGCGTAGCGTTTTTAAAAGAAAATACAGATAATACAAATATAACTGGGCATGTCACTATAAAGCCTACAGACTTAAAAACTACAAATCATGGTAATATCAAACAATAAAACAGTAGCTGATTATGTAACCGAGAACATAAAAACAGCACATATTTTCAAAAAATACGGAATTGATTTTTGTTGTGGGGGTGGTATAACTGTTGAAAAAGCTTGTGCGAAAAATAACGTAGATCAGGCAACACTTGAACAAGAACTAGCAGAAGTTGATGTCATAAAAGATGTTATTGAAGATTATGACAAATGGGAGTTGGATTTTTTAATCGTTTATATTGAGAACATACATCATAGCTATGTAAGAGAAAGCTTACCAATCATTTCTCAATATGCAACTAAAGTAGCCAAAGTACATGGACATCATTATACCGAAGTAGTTGCGATAAATCAATTATTTCACGAAGTAGCAAATGAGTTACTATCGCACCTACAAAAAGAAGAACAAGTACTATTTCCGTATATAAAACAGCTAGTAAAGGCAAAAAAAGAAGAGGTAAAAAATACAACACCTGCTTTTGAAACTGTGAACAACCCCATACAAATAATGGAGCACGAACATGAAAATGCTGGAACTATTTTTAAAGAAATATCAAGATTGTCTCATAAATATACGCCTCCAGAAGGTGCTTGTAATACTTTTCGTGCTTTGTATGCAAAACTAGATGAATTTGAACAAGATTTACATAAACACATTCATCTCGAAAATAATATTTTGCATCCAAAAGCAATTCTTCTAGAGAAAAAGATGTTTTAAATTACGAGTTGTGAATTGATAATTGATACTACAACAACGTCATTTGTTGGCTATTCTCTTCATTCGGTATTTTTAAATTAATACCCAATGCTGGATTTAGTTTTTTTATAAAATACCCAGCTAACAACGGTGATTCTACCTCTAAGTTCTGATGGATAAAAAAGTGAATATTTTTCAATCCTAAATCGTTCCATTCTTTTAGGCGAGCTACCCACTCATCTAAGCGAGTATAATCTGACGAGTGATTCGCCCCTACATAACGTACGAAAGCTTCATTATTCGTTAAACGCATGTGCATCATATCTCTTCTGCCTGCGGTATCTACTATTATATTCGCTATGTTATGCTCTTCAAACAACTGTGTAAACTCGTTAAACACCACTGTATCTTCAAACCAATCTGGGTGACGTACCTCAATAGCTAATGGTATTCCTTTGGGCCAACTGAGTACAAAATTTTGCAACCTATCGAAGTTTTTATTTCCAAAATTAGCATGTAACTGTAAGAAAATCGTTCCTAATTTCTCCTGTAAATGTGCTGCACTATCTAAATAAATATTTACTGCATCTTGCACTCCTTGTAAACGTTTCCAATGACTTATCTCCTGCCCTAGTTTTGGAAAAAACTTAAAGTCTTTAGGCGTTTTAGCTTTCCACTTTTCA
It includes:
- the msrB gene encoding peptide-methionine (R)-S-oxide reductase MsrB, which produces MLTWKDVISFTVNENPIPDKRVEKTTKEWQELLTPEQFRVTRQKGTERPNSGALCSVYDVGKYKCVCCNTPLFDSTIKFSSGTGWPSFTQPIKENAIKYEKDTTFGMVRVEVMCNTCDAHLGHVFPDGPAPSGLRYCINSASMILDAQ
- the ric gene encoding iron-sulfur cluster repair di-iron protein yields the protein MVISNNKTVADYVTENIKTAHIFKKYGIDFCCGGGITVEKACAKNNVDQATLEQELAEVDVIKDVIEDYDKWELDFLIVYIENIHHSYVRESLPIISQYATKVAKVHGHHYTEVVAINQLFHEVANELLSHLQKEEQVLFPYIKQLVKAKKEEVKNTTPAFETVNNPIQIMEHEHENAGTIFKEISRLSHKYTPPEGACNTFRALYAKLDEFEQDLHKHIHLENNILHPKAILLEKKMF
- a CDS encoding DUF72 domain-containing protein — protein: MKFGKVAQPELVNFTLPETHPKTIELLNCFEETATPNVFVGCAKWNKADLKGFYPRGTKDELDYYSRQFNSIELNATFYRQFTAEQFEKWKAKTPKDFKFFPKLGQEISHWKRLQGVQDAVNIYLDSAAHLQEKLGTIFLQLHANFGNKNFDRLQNFVLSWPKGIPLAIEVRHPDWFEDTVVFNEFTQLFEEHNIANIIVDTAGRRDMMHMRLTNNEAFVRYVGANHSSDYTRLDEWVARLKEWNDLGLKNIHFFIHQNLEVESPLLAGYFIKKLNPALGINLKIPNEENSQQMTLL